The Thermodesulfovibrio sp. 3462-1 genome contains the following window.
CAGATAAAATGTTTGTAGAAGCAAAAATTGATGAGCTTGAAAAGATTAATCCAGAGCAAAAAGAAGAAAAATCGAATATTTCTTTTGTGCAGGATGAGGAGATTACTACAAAGCTTGACATTCGGAGTTTAAGAGTTGATGAGTCAGTTCCCCTTATAGAAAAATTTTTAAATAAACTGTCATTAAGTGAGACGTCATCAGGAATTATTATTCATGGAATCGGGAAGGGTATTTTAAGAGATTTTGTAAGAGATTACTTAAAGGAACATCCTGCAGTAAAAAGCTTCCGAAAGGGCAATGCTGAAGAAGGAGGAGATGCTGTAACAGTGGTTGAAATAAAATGAAAACAGTTGGAGTCATTGGAGCAGGGAAAGCAGATAAAGAACTTTTAGAACTGGCAGAAGAGGTAGGAAGACTTCTTTCAAAGGAAGGTATTACTGTTATTACAGGTGGTTTAGGAGGAGTAATGGAGGCAGCAAGCAGGGGAGCCTTTCAGGCAGGAGGCATTACAGTAGGAATACTGCCAACACTTAAAAAAGAAGATGCCAATTCCTATGTGAAAATTCCAATTCCTACAGGCTTGGGAGAGATGAGAAATGCTCTTATAGTGAGAGCCTCTGATGTATTGATTGCCATTGGCGGTGAGTATGGCACTCTCAGTGAGATAGCTCTGGCATTAAAAACTGGTAAAAAAGTCATAGGACTTAAAACATGGAAAATACCTGGAATAATAGAATGTTATTCAGCAGAAGAAGCTGTTAGGCTTGCCACATCCTTAATTAAGGGAAAATAAATTTTAAAGGTTGTTCCCTTACCTACCTCACTTTCAACTTCAATAAATCCTTCGTGGCCTTTTATAATTTTATAAACAATTGAAAGCCCAAGTCCTATACTCTTGTCTCCTTTCGTGGTAAAAAAAGGTTCAAATATTCTTTTCTGAGTTGCCTCATCCATACCAATTCCAGAATCTATTACAGATAAAACTGCAAACTCTTTATCTAACAGAGAAGCAGCTTCTGTTTTTATTGTTATTGTTCCTCCTTCTGGCATGGCATCACGGGCATTGAGTATTAAGTGAGTTAAAACTTCATCAAAGGCTTGAATATCAAGCTTAACCATGAGGGGAATGCTTGATAATTCGTAAACTACATTAATATGGTCTTCAACAGTAGCATTTATCTTTGTTTTCATTGACTGAATCAGAGAATTTAAATCAAAGACCTTCATCTCATATTTTCTTTCACTTGTAACATTTAAGATTTCTTTTGAAAGATATATCGCCCTTTTTGATGCATTAATTATCTGGTCAAAGGCATTTCTAACAAATTCCTCTGATACTTTTGGCTGAGCAATACTGGCAAATCCATGAATTATGTTGATTAAATCCTTAAATCTGTGCACTGCTTCACCAAGAGCACGCCTTACAGATTCAAAATGGTGAAATTCTTCCATTTTTCTTTCCATTTCTCTTGTCTTAAGGATTTTTAACGAAGCAAAAGAGATGGCTCTGCTTAAATATCCTATTTCATCTGTTCTTTGAGAATATTTTTCAAGGTATATCTCTTTAAATCCAAGATAAGCTGTCTGTCCTGAAATCTCAATTATGGGATTTATGTATTTTTTTGTAATATAAAGGAGCACGAAAAAAATAAGAACCAGAGAAGTAAAAATCTGATAAAAGAGATGAATGTATAGGCTTTTTTTAATGACTATCTCTGGTGTCATTGTTACAAGAGAAAGTTTTCTATTTTTCATGTTCCAATTTTCTATTTTTACGAACCATTTTTGATTGTGAAAACTGATTTTATCTTTTCCTGAATACAGGGCATGGTAGAGTAGAGGGAACTGGTCCTTATTAACTTTATAAATTTTTCCTGGCTTAGGAGTAATTTCATCAATAAAAGCTATTAAGTACTTGTTGTCTAAGATAAGATAAAGCTTTACTTCTGGATGAAGCATCTCTTTGGCTTTATATAAAAACGAAGAGATATCCTTTATCATTAAATCAATGCCAACAACTTCTTTTGAATTACCACACAAAAGTAAAGAAGCTGTAACTCCAGGGTTTTTTGTTGTCCTGAATTGATACTGTTCACTCCATTGAATATCATTGCGTTCAAGTGCCTGTTTATACCAGAGTGTGTTTCGTGGATCGTAATTATCCTTAACTCGTCTTTTATTTATTATTTCTCCATCATTGTTGAGAGTATTCCATACTACATATCCTCGGTCTTCTGCTTTTTTAATTCTGTTAAGCCATTTGTCTCTATCATTTAAAATAAGATAGCCATTTCCCTTCCCATCTCCGTAATTTATTGATGTTACATAGGGATACTTTTTCATAAAATCCATCAGAAATTTATTGGTTTTTTCAATGTCATTAAAGTTTAAAATTTTACAGCAAACAAGAGCCTGAATGTTATAAAGAAAAGTTTCAACAGGACTCATTAATTTCTCAACTTCTCCTTTAAAAAAAGATGAAACTGTTTTCATATGATGAATGAGATATTGCTCATAAAGATGGTAAGAAACTAAATAATTGGTTATGGCAATGCCTGTAGCCAGAGCTATCATTACCAGTACAGTAAGCCACTTAATACTTAAAGTAAATTTTGCCATCTTTATTAAAGTATATCTTTAAAAAATTTTTTTAGCTACTTTAAGATTGCTAATAAAAAAATTTTCAAGACTGATTCTTTCCAATTCTTAAATCTTAGTTTTTCTATGTCTTTGGTTTCACTCTCGCAGAGTTTACTTTGAGCTTAATTAAAGGGCTCAGAACATGTCACCTGCTATGACAAAATAAGATTTAATCTTTATTGAACAGCTTTAATTAAATAATTAGCACTTTACTTTATAGGCAACGCATTTGCCATTTTTATCAGGACAACATCTTTCACACCAATGTTGTCCATTTTTATCACAGCAACATACCCTTTCATAGCAACCATTTGGTTGAAGACTCCATTGAGAGCAGTTTGCCGCTTCTGCGAGAAGAGTATTTTCTGAGTTAATATTGCATGAATTAGATTGCTCAAAGGATTTTGTTGTTGATAAACCTGATGAAGCAAATGTAAACATCAGTCCGATTAAAAAAATTGCCAAAACTAATTTTTTCATTTTTAACCTCCTGAATTATTTAATTATTAGTCTTTCCATTAAAAATTTTATCTGTCTGTCCTCTGGATTAAGTCTCAGAACCTCTTCAAATACCCTTTTTGCCTCATCTTCCATGCCCCTTTGATAATACATTAAACCAAGGGATCTTTGCAGTGTTGAATCTTTTGGAAATTTTTCCACTCCCTCTTTAAGATAATTCAAAGCCTTTTCATCTTCTCTCATCTCCTGATAGCAGATAGCAATATAATAATAAACCTCTGCAGTTGGCTGGGCTTTAAGTGCCTCTTCAAAAAGTGTTACAGCTTTTCCATAGTTTCTCTGTCTGAAGTAGTTTCCTCCTTCAATAACAAATTCTGTTGCCTTTTTCTGCCTCTCTTGCTGAGAAAGAGTTGAATAGGGATTTGCAATGGCATTTATAACTTTTCCCTCAGGAATTCTAAGATTATAGACACTGCTTACCTGAATATTTTTGAGCTTCATCTCATCAATGTTTATCGAACCAAAGTAATTTGCCGCAATCTTTAAAATTGTTTCTGAGGAAATATTCACATTGTTATCGTAAATGTTGTTATCCTTTAAATCGCCCGAAAATTCGTTAATCTTAATACCTGTCTCATTCTGGAATATGGTGTTCATGGAAATTGCAGAAGAGGTTCTTACGAGTTCAATTCCTATTTTATTTCCTGAAATTGTTGAATTTTTAATTGAGGCAGAGGGCATTCCTGATATTAAAATCCCTGTATCACAATCAGTTATTACTCCGTTTTCAACAAAACCACGGGCTGAATTTAAAATCAATCCCGTATGTGCATTTTTGAGCCTGAATCCGTTTATGTTTACCTCTCCTTCTTTAACAGCTATCCCTCTCCATTTTTTATCAGTAGCTGAAATAAACTCCACAGAAGCATCCTTTGCATCTATGACAATCTTGCCTTCAACAATAAGTTCAGAATCTTCATGAAACATTATTCTTGTCTCAGGCTCAACTGTTAGTGTTAAACCTTTGGGTATTCTAAAGCTATTCTTAACAATATAAATTCCGGAAAGAACTGTATCTTTTTCAATTGTTCCTGAGATTATCTGTGGTTGTCTGGTTGTGAGAGAAGCTTTTACAGCATCCTGTATCTCCGATTCATTTCCCGCAGTATCATATGCAATGACCCTGTAGTAATAAACTTTTCCATGCTCCAATGCTCTGTCTTCAAAGAGATTAAGCTCAACCCTTGCAATTTCTTGAAATCCTGTAAGTGGTTGTTCACTTCTTAAAACTTTATAGCCTTTTAAGTCAGGGATATTTTTCAGAGCTTGCCATGAGACTTCTATTCTATCATGAAAGCCTTTAGCCCTTAATCCTGTTACCTGAGGAGGTGCTGTTGTGTCAATTGTAATAAATCCGCTTACATCAATCCATTGAGTTTCATACCCGCCTGGTTTTCTTAATGATATAATTATGGGAACCTCTTTTACATTATCATCGGGCATAACAACATATTCACCAATATAAATTCCAGGCTGAGTTTCTTTCATTGGTATGCCTCTTTTAAAGTTACCAATATCAAAGCTGGCAACCATTCCTCTGTCTCCTTCTAAACCAACCTTTATGATCTTCCCTTTACCAAAGGGAGAATCCTTGGCATTTGTAATAACCTCTTTAATTACAGGTCTTTCTTCAACAATGCCAGATGGTGAAGGAATTTTTTCATTGAATTTATAGCAAAGTTCATTGAGCATTCTTACCTGTTGAATATCCCTTATGTTCATTGCTGTTGATATTGCTGTCATGACCGCACTTAATGGAGAAAGTGGAATTCCACCCTCATGGTATCTGACAGAGTCTTTCAGTCTGAGAACCTCTTTTCCTGTCCTTGTATTTATCATCCAGACTTCAGCTTCTATGCCAAGCTGTGAGTAGGCAACTGCATAAATTTTTTTGTAGTCAGTAACTCTACCATAAATCAATCCATCGCATCCAAGAGCCTCACATATCTCCTTTGGTGGAATTTCAAGAATATTTTTGCCCTTTGATTTTTCAAGCTGAATTATTTTTTCATCAACAATGCTCAGTTCAATATCCCTGTAAGGCTTAGAGCTAAAGTGATTGTAAAAGGCTTTTCTTACCTGGTTTGCTATTCCAAGCTCTTCTGTTTTATTTTCAAAGGGAAGAATGGCAACTGTTTTTGGAAGCTCTTCCTCTGATATTTCTGTTTGATGACTCTCTTTTTTTACCTCGGGCATGGTAGCACAGGAAGCAATAAATAAAACAATAAATAAAGCAAACAAAGGCTTTTTCATAACATACTCCTAAGGCTTTTTTCAAATTATAATGCTTTATGACAATGATTGCAAGGTAATTTTCACATTAACTTTTGAAAGTAAATGAAGAAATATTATGATAACCGGATCTCTTTAAACTCTACTTCTTCTGGATAACCATATACCTCTATCCCAGAGGTTAAGACAAACCCCGCATTATCTATCATGGGTGAAATCAATAGCTTTCTGCTTACTTTTACCCCTTCCTTCTCTCTTAAGTAATTTTTGGAAGTTCGCTCTCTTGACTCCTTTACAATGTTTTGATAAACTGGAGTATGTCAAATATTGATATTCTTCAAATTTTAAAAGAAATTCCTATTTTTCAAAGTCTTTCTGATGAACATCTAACTCTCATTTCTAAGGGTTTTAAAATATACAGAGTAAAGAAGGGAGAAATTATCTTCTATCAATCTGATGAAAGTACTGATCTTTACATTATTCTTGATGGTGCAGTTAAAGCCTGTCTCTTAGATTCGGATGGGAAAGAACTCATTCTTAATATTTTTAAAAAAGGTGATTTCTTTGGAGAATTAAGTCTTCTTGATGGTAGACCTCGTTCAGCAACAATTATTGCTATTGAGGATTCTGTTGTTGGAGTGCTTAAAAGAGAGCATTTTCTAAAATTACTCAAAAATAATCCTATGATTGTTATCTCTCTTCTTTCTGCTCTTGTTGAAAGAATAAGGATGACCGATGAAATGCTTGGTGCGATGGCATTTTTGGATGTTAGCAGGAGAATCATAAAATTTCTCATGAATGTTGCTGAAAAGGAAGGAGAGAAAACCAGAGATGGATTGATAAGAATCAAAAAGATCACTCATAGAGAACTTGCTTCCTGTACAGGTGCTTCAAGAGAAGCCATTACAAAGGCATTAAAGGTTTTGAAGTTTAAAGGGATATTAAAGGAAGAGGAAGGCTTTTTCCTGATATCACCACATATTGAGCCCTGTAGTTTTTATGAGGAAAAATGAAAACTTCTATCTTTATCATTTTTTTAATGATTTTTTTCACATGCTATGCTGAAGCAAAAATTCAATGCGTTGACTCTGAAGGAGATGCAGCAATTACAGGCAATGATATTCCATCAGCAAAAGCTGAGGCAATATCAAGAGCAAAATGGAATGCCGTTGAACAGGTAGCTGGTATAAAAATAAAAGCTCAAACAGTGGTTCAAAACTTTATCCTTGTAGATGATGCAATTGTCAAAAAAACTGAGGGAGTTATATCAAAATACAACATAAAAAAAGAATGGAAAGATAGAGATTCTTATAAAGTAATTTTAAATGTCTGTGTAGAAACCAATAAAGTAGATGATGCTGTATCAAAACTCGCCTTAAACAACTCCTTAGCTGTCTTCATTCCTGCAAAAAAAACAAAAAATGAATATCATCAATTGAGCATGAACGAAATGGAAGAGGAAAACATTCAAAATAATCATATTAACTTCAGGAACAGAACAAGCAAAAGCAATGGCATCTAATATAGAGGATGCTGCTATGCAGAGTCTTAAAACTCTTTCAGAAAAGTTTGTACCGATCGTTTTCGAAAAAATAACTAAATATGTAAATAGCCTTTCTAAGAAAATATTAGTTAAAGTTGAAGGTGTGTCAGATATAGATAAACATTTTGAAATAAAAGAATTACTGCAGAATATAGCATGGGTTACAGAAGTTGAAGACAGAGGTCTTGGAGAATTTATGATAAGTTATCCTGAAAATCCTGTATATCTTGCAAACAGCCTGAATCAAAAAGGCTTCACCGTTGTTAATTTTTCGCCATTTTATATTATTTTAAAGGCTGAAAACAATAGAGTAAGGGATAATTGAAAATTGAACAGTTGCATTTTCTTGATTATCAAAAACTTGTGTTTTTTTGAAAACTCTCAGAATTAAATTGGAGGTAATAAAGATGCAACAGAAAACTTTGTATAGCGTTATTTTATCCATTCTTATGGTAGCTATTTGGGGATGCGTCCCCCCAAAAGTTAGCTTGATGGAGTATACAATGTTGGATATTGATAACAAAAAGGTAACACATTTCATGCCTGATTATGCTATTCAGAAGAGAAAACCAAAAATTGCAATTCTTCCACCATCTGATAATACTCAGTTCAGAGGATGTGAGCTCTACAGCAGTGCGCAGGAGTATCTTACTCAAGCATTTGCCAATACAGGCAGTGTCGAACTCGTGGAAAGATCTCAACTAAAGGTATTGATGGAAGAGTTAAAATTTAGAGCAGGTGTTTCAGGAGATATAGATCTTCAGAAATTTGCAAAAATTGCTGAAAAAGTAGATTTCGTACTTGTTGGTTCCATATCAAAGGCGTATATTAATGTACGCTTTACTCCGGCAAGTTCATGGACAGATAAAAAAGGAAAAACCCACTATAACCCGGCATCTTGCAATGAAGAGGGTGAGATTGGATTGACACTCAGATTGATTCAATTTCCAGAAGGAAGAATTCAGAAAGCTTTTAGTATGAATGGTAGAGCAAAAAATTATAGAGGACAAGACAATTATTGCAGGGTGGAGGATCCTTGCGGACTTTTAAATAAGGCAATTGAAAAGGCTATTAATAACTCCAGAAGTGAAATTTTTGATGTGTTTTCAGTTTATGGATATATATACAAAACAATGACAAACAGAAAAAATCCTAAAGAAAGAATCGCGTTTATTACACTGGGGC
Protein-coding sequences here:
- a CDS encoding TIGR00725 family protein, giving the protein MKTVGVIGAGKADKELLELAEEVGRLLSKEGITVITGGLGGVMEAASRGAFQAGGITVGILPTLKKEDANSYVKIPIPTGLGEMRNALIVRASDVLIAIGGEYGTLSEIALALKTGKKVIGLKTWKIPGIIECYSAEEAVRLATSLIKGK
- a CDS encoding ATP-binding protein, coding for MAKFTLSIKWLTVLVMIALATGIAITNYLVSYHLYEQYLIHHMKTVSSFFKGEVEKLMSPVETFLYNIQALVCCKILNFNDIEKTNKFLMDFMKKYPYVTSINYGDGKGNGYLILNDRDKWLNRIKKAEDRGYVVWNTLNNDGEIINKRRVKDNYDPRNTLWYKQALERNDIQWSEQYQFRTTKNPGVTASLLLCGNSKEVVGIDLMIKDISSFLYKAKEMLHPEVKLYLILDNKYLIAFIDEITPKPGKIYKVNKDQFPLLYHALYSGKDKISFHNQKWFVKIENWNMKNRKLSLVTMTPEIVIKKSLYIHLFYQIFTSLVLIFFVLLYITKKYINPIIEISGQTAYLGFKEIYLEKYSQRTDEIGYLSRAISFASLKILKTREMERKMEEFHHFESVRRALGEAVHRFKDLINIIHGFASIAQPKVSEEFVRNAFDQIINASKRAIYLSKEILNVTSERKYEMKVFDLNSLIQSMKTKINATVEDHINVVYELSSIPLMVKLDIQAFDEVLTHLILNARDAMPEGGTITIKTEAASLLDKEFAVLSVIDSGIGMDEATQKRIFEPFFTTKGDKSIGLGLSIVYKIIKGHEGFIEVESEVGKGTTFKIYFPLIKDVASLTASSAE
- a CDS encoding GNA1162 family protein; this encodes MKKPLFALFIVLFIASCATMPEVKKESHQTEISEEELPKTVAILPFENKTEELGIANQVRKAFYNHFSSKPYRDIELSIVDEKIIQLEKSKGKNILEIPPKEICEALGCDGLIYGRVTDYKKIYAVAYSQLGIEAEVWMINTRTGKEVLRLKDSVRYHEGGIPLSPLSAVMTAISTAMNIRDIQQVRMLNELCYKFNEKIPSPSGIVEERPVIKEVITNAKDSPFGKGKIIKVGLEGDRGMVASFDIGNFKRGIPMKETQPGIYIGEYVVMPDDNVKEVPIIISLRKPGGYETQWIDVSGFITIDTTAPPQVTGLRAKGFHDRIEVSWQALKNIPDLKGYKVLRSEQPLTGFQEIARVELNLFEDRALEHGKVYYYRVIAYDTAGNESEIQDAVKASLTTRQPQIISGTIEKDTVLSGIYIVKNSFRIPKGLTLTVEPETRIMFHEDSELIVEGKIVIDAKDASVEFISATDKKWRGIAVKEGEVNINGFRLKNAHTGLILNSARGFVENGVITDCDTGILISGMPSASIKNSTISGNKIGIELVRTSSAISMNTIFQNETGIKINEFSGDLKDNNIYDNNVNISSETILKIAANYFGSINIDEMKLKNIQVSSVYNLRIPEGKVINAIANPYSTLSQQERQKKATEFVIEGGNYFRQRNYGKAVTLFEEALKAQPTAEVYYYIAICYQEMREDEKALNYLKEGVEKFPKDSTLQRSLGLMYYQRGMEDEAKRVFEEVLRLNPEDRQIKFLMERLIIK
- a CDS encoding Crp/Fnr family transcriptional regulator is translated as MSNIDILQILKEIPIFQSLSDEHLTLISKGFKIYRVKKGEIIFYQSDESTDLYIILDGAVKACLLDSDGKELILNIFKKGDFFGELSLLDGRPRSATIIAIEDSVVGVLKREHFLKLLKNNPMIVISLLSALVERIRMTDEMLGAMAFLDVSRRIIKFLMNVAEKEGEKTRDGLIRIKKITHRELASCTGASREAITKALKVLKFKGILKEEEGFFLISPHIEPCSFYEEK
- a CDS encoding CsgG/HfaB family protein; protein product: MQQKTLYSVILSILMVAIWGCVPPKVSLMEYTMLDIDNKKVTHFMPDYAIQKRKPKIAILPPSDNTQFRGCELYSSAQEYLTQAFANTGSVELVERSQLKVLMEELKFRAGVSGDIDLQKFAKIAEKVDFVLVGSISKAYINVRFTPASSWTDKKGKTHYNPASCNEEGEIGLTLRLIQFPEGRIQKAFSMNGRAKNYRGQDNYCRVEDPCGLLNKAIEKAINNSRSEIFDVFSVYGYIYKTMTNRKNPKERIAFITLGRSDGLKEGSIVEIVEFVKERDPVKNIDIITPRIVGECTVSETDLQSDRSICIIAEDYVDKVLTGHAIKTSAPKGFWQKLR